From the genome of Geobacter sp. SVR, one region includes:
- a CDS encoding DegT/DnrJ/EryC1/StrS aminotransferase family protein: protein MNIPFLDLKSPYIELKDELDAAYRRVMESGWYILGREVQSFETEFAAYCETKYCIGVANGLDALHLIVRAYGIGPGDEVIVPSNTYIATWLAVTHAGATPVPVEPDERTYNLDPARIEQAITPMTKAILVVHLYGQTADMDPINAIAQKYGLKIIEDCAQAHGARYKGRRAGSLGDAAGFSFYPGKNLGAIGDGGAVTTNDNELSERIKVLRNYGSQIKYHNEVVGFNSRLDELQAALLRVKLTKLDECNERRRIVASSYIQDLTTITPLTIPFIPEWAEPVWHLFVVRQDRRDELQKMLAEAGIGTMIHYPIPPHLQPAYSDLGYKRGDFPISEAIHNSVISLPMWPGITEDSIVSVCASLHKVHSA, encoded by the coding sequence ATGAACATTCCCTTTCTCGACCTTAAATCGCCTTATATTGAATTAAAAGATGAGCTGGACGCTGCCTATCGACGTGTGATGGAGTCGGGTTGGTACATTCTTGGCAGAGAAGTGCAGTCGTTCGAAACTGAGTTTGCAGCCTATTGTGAAACAAAGTATTGCATCGGTGTTGCCAACGGACTCGATGCCCTTCACCTGATTGTTCGGGCATACGGAATAGGTCCTGGCGATGAAGTGATCGTCCCATCCAATACATATATTGCCACGTGGCTAGCAGTGACCCATGCTGGTGCAACCCCCGTTCCCGTTGAACCGGATGAGCGCACCTACAACCTCGATCCAGCGAGAATTGAACAAGCTATTACACCAATGACGAAGGCAATACTGGTGGTGCATCTTTACGGACAAACCGCGGATATGGATCCGATCAATGCCATTGCCCAAAAATACGGCCTCAAAATTATTGAAGATTGTGCCCAAGCACATGGCGCACGTTACAAGGGTCGTAGAGCTGGAAGTCTTGGAGATGCTGCCGGGTTCAGCTTTTATCCCGGTAAAAATCTCGGGGCCATCGGTGATGGCGGAGCAGTTACAACTAATGATAATGAATTATCGGAACGTATCAAAGTGCTTCGCAACTATGGCTCACAGATCAAGTATCATAACGAGGTCGTCGGGTTCAACTCTCGACTGGATGAATTGCAGGCAGCATTACTTCGGGTGAAGCTGACCAAGCTTGATGAATGTAATGAACGACGAAGGATTGTTGCCAGTTCCTACATTCAAGATCTTACTACTATCACCCCCCTGACCATACCATTTATCCCGGAATGGGCCGAGCCGGTCTGGCATCTGTTTGTGGTGCGGCAAGATCGCCGTGATGAGTTACAAAAGATGCTGGCTGAGGCTGGCATTGGAACCATGATCCATTATCCTATCCCACCGCATTTGCAGCCTGCATATTCAGACCTTGGCTATAAAAGGGGTGACTTTCCAATTTCAGAAGCAATTCATAATTCTGTAATCAGTCTTCCGATGTGGCCGGGTATAACAGAAGATAGCATTGTGTCTGTTTGCGCCTCATTGCATAAAGTCCATTCAGCATGA
- a CDS encoding DapH/DapD/GlmU-related protein has product MNPSKLLKIRARHIYLATGLAYQYLRIVFYRLVSNATVVSNGVKYIQPVLTTGQGEIILGKCNLGVWPSPYFFNGYTHIEARSTESKIIIGDGVYINNNAVIVADRTCISIGANTLIGTEFTVYDSDFHDLHPDRRNSGTYKCLPVTIGDNVFIGSRVTVLKGVTIGKNSVVAAGSVLGISVPENTIAGGVPAKIIGHV; this is encoded by the coding sequence TTGAATCCATCTAAACTGTTAAAAATAAGAGCAAGACATATTTATTTAGCAACGGGACTAGCTTATCAGTATTTGAGAATTGTATTTTATCGTTTAGTCTCCAATGCTACCGTTGTGTCAAATGGAGTTAAATATATTCAACCGGTGTTGACGACAGGACAAGGGGAAATAATACTCGGAAAATGTAACCTGGGTGTCTGGCCTTCTCCGTATTTTTTTAATGGATACACTCATATCGAAGCGAGGTCGACTGAATCTAAAATTATAATTGGCGATGGGGTTTATATCAATAATAATGCAGTTATCGTAGCAGACCGCACTTGCATTAGTATAGGTGCTAATACTCTTATTGGCACGGAATTTACAGTCTATGATTCTGATTTTCATGACTTACATCCTGATAGACGAAATTCTGGAACATACAAATGTCTGCCTGTCACTATAGGTGATAATGTTTTTATTGGGTCACGAGTTACTGTGTTAAAAGGTGTCACTATTGGTAAGAATTCTGTTGTAGCGGCAGGATCTGTTTTAGGAATAAGTGTTCCAGAAAACACTATAGCAGGCGGTGTACCTGCTAAAATTATTGGGCATGTTTAG
- a CDS encoding FdtA/QdtA family cupin domain-containing protein: protein MPLSDCKIIDLPKIADPRGNLTFVEGTNHIPFDIKRVFYLYDVPGGEMRAGHSNIYSEQFIIAMSGSFDVIVDDGFDKKTFHLNRAYYGLYLPTNVWREIDNFSSGAVCLVLTSTTYSADDYIREYETFLEAAKKK from the coding sequence ATGCCATTGTCAGACTGCAAAATCATTGATTTGCCAAAAATCGCTGACCCACGTGGAAATTTAACTTTTGTCGAGGGTACAAACCATATTCCTTTCGACATAAAGAGGGTTTTTTATCTTTACGATGTACCCGGTGGCGAGATGCGAGCTGGACATAGCAATATCTATTCTGAACAATTTATTATTGCCATGAGTGGCAGTTTTGACGTTATTGTCGACGATGGTTTCGATAAAAAGACGTTTCATCTCAATAGAGCCTACTATGGGTTATACCTGCCAACTAATGTCTGGAGAGAGATAGATAATTTTTCTTCGGGCGCTGTATGTCTCGTGCTGACATCGACCACATATTCTGCAGACGACTATATCCGTGAATATGAGACATTTCTTGAGGCGGCAAAGAAGAAATGA
- a CDS encoding acyltransferase has protein sequence MGNISIGDDCLFGESVKLYDHNHNFADLNKRISEQGFDIGFITIGNNCWFGSNVTVLNNVTIGDNVVIGANSLIYKSVPSNTIVMMRSELIYKNRGLRLGEGN, from the coding sequence ATGGGCAATATTTCTATTGGTGATGATTGTTTGTTTGGTGAGAGTGTCAAATTGTACGATCATAACCACAATTTTGCTGATCTTAATAAGCGGATATCAGAACAAGGATTTGATATTGGATTTATAACTATCGGAAACAATTGTTGGTTTGGTAGTAATGTTACTGTCTTAAATAACGTTACGATAGGTGACAATGTAGTAATAGGTGCTAATTCACTAATATATAAATCCGTACCTTCAAACACAATCGTTATGATGAGATCTGAACTAATTTATAAAAACCGAGGCTTAAGGCTTGGAGAGGGCAATTGA
- a CDS encoding glycosyltransferase, with translation MNDYPSPIESFDNPLVSVIIPAFNHEKYVQKAIKSVIDQTYNNIELIVLNDGSKDDTHQQIISMEVYCKNRFTSFAYINKNNEGLTITLNKGITLAKGDFISLLASDDMFLPDKIEFLVKEFNALDNNYALVSGDTDFIDADDNCVEVDLNGNIANDKTRLSFNSSIRFLTYRRINYDLQRNFGTYESFFEGNYFSGLAALIRKSSIIEMGLYDINTKLEDIDMWFRLSKKYKFKYVDKVLAHYRWHENSKHPRQSRGFQSREPLEAVFSKDYLTTTSGGHSSGKNVN, from the coding sequence ATGAATGACTATCCCTCACCAATTGAATCTTTTGATAATCCGCTCGTGTCGGTCATTATACCTGCTTTTAATCATGAGAAATATGTCCAGAAAGCTATAAAAAGCGTTATTGATCAAACATATAATAATATTGAACTAATTGTGTTGAACGATGGATCAAAGGATGATACCCATCAGCAAATTATTTCAATGGAGGTATATTGCAAAAATCGTTTTACTAGTTTTGCGTACATCAATAAAAACAATGAAGGCTTAACTATAACATTAAATAAAGGCATTACACTTGCTAAGGGTGACTTTATTTCATTATTAGCATCTGACGACATGTTCTTACCTGATAAAATAGAGTTTTTGGTAAAGGAGTTTAATGCACTTGATAATAATTATGCTTTAGTTTCCGGGGATACAGATTTTATTGATGCTGATGATAATTGTGTGGAGGTTGATTTAAATGGAAATATAGCCAACGACAAGACACGGTTGTCTTTTAATAGTTCGATAAGGTTTTTAACGTATAGGCGCATTAATTATGATTTACAACGCAACTTTGGTACATATGAGAGCTTTTTTGAGGGTAATTATTTTTCGGGTTTGGCTGCATTGATTCGTAAAAGTTCAATTATTGAGATGGGATTATATGACATCAATACTAAACTTGAAGATATCGATATGTGGTTTCGCCTTTCAAAAAAATATAAATTCAAGTATGTAGATAAAGTATTAGCTCATTACAGGTGGCACGAAAATAGTAAGCATCCCCGGCAAAGCCGGGGCTTTCAAAGTCGTGAACCGCTCGAAGCGGTTTTTTCAAAAGATTATCTGACCACCACGAGTGGTGGTCATTCTTCGGGCAAAAATGTCAATTGA
- a CDS encoding O-antigen translocase codes for MSLVKTSLWNAVAVAVKLSSALVLNKLLAVMLGPAGYTLIGQFQNAVGLVSGLVSGTVTTGVTKYTAEYFDDEPRQHAIWQTACRLMLFTTLGAAVGIILFREQLSVWLFKLPHFSDVFVWFAIALPGLALNSTLLAIINGKKEFRTFIFANISGNLVSFCVVAILAWKLGLRGALIAFGVSQSVAVLTTLGLALKAEWFSLRTLWGKIDPKTLQNLLKFVAMAITSSICVPLSQILVRDHLSAKFGLEATGYWQAVTKISDIYLMMVTLTLSAYYLPRISEIRTAKELKSEILKTYRIVLPLAVFGALSIYLLRDFIVSVLFTPDFRPMIKLFTWQLTGDVIKIGSWILGYVLFARASTQFVIVTEVFFSVSLVLGTILLTPRFGLQGAVIAFALNYLLHWYVMYFLTSKEFKKMS; via the coding sequence ATGAGTCTGGTAAAAACCAGTTTGTGGAATGCAGTTGCTGTTGCTGTTAAGTTATCCAGCGCACTTGTGCTTAACAAACTACTGGCTGTCATGTTGGGACCGGCCGGATATACACTGATTGGACAGTTTCAAAACGCGGTTGGACTCGTTTCCGGCCTTGTCAGCGGAACCGTAACAACAGGTGTTACCAAATACACCGCAGAGTATTTTGACGACGAACCACGGCAGCATGCAATTTGGCAAACCGCCTGCCGCTTAATGCTCTTCACGACATTGGGTGCTGCAGTCGGCATAATCTTGTTTCGCGAGCAGCTTTCTGTATGGCTATTCAAACTGCCTCATTTTTCCGATGTCTTCGTTTGGTTTGCGATTGCGTTGCCGGGGTTAGCACTTAATTCAACCCTACTTGCAATTATCAACGGTAAAAAAGAGTTTCGTACATTCATATTTGCGAACATTTCAGGTAATTTGGTCTCGTTTTGTGTTGTCGCCATATTGGCATGGAAGCTTGGACTGCGTGGTGCTTTAATTGCCTTTGGCGTGAGTCAGTCAGTAGCGGTACTAACCACGCTGGGCCTAGCGCTAAAAGCAGAATGGTTTAGCCTGCGTACTCTATGGGGCAAGATTGACCCGAAGACTCTGCAAAATTTATTGAAGTTTGTTGCTATGGCTATAACTAGTTCTATTTGTGTCCCACTCTCACAGATTCTTGTGCGGGATCACCTGTCAGCAAAATTTGGACTTGAGGCTACTGGCTATTGGCAGGCAGTTACAAAAATTAGTGATATCTACCTTATGATGGTGACTCTTACCCTTTCTGCGTATTATTTGCCTCGGATTTCCGAGATTAGAACGGCAAAAGAACTAAAATCAGAAATTCTTAAAACATACCGGATTGTATTACCTCTTGCAGTCTTTGGTGCTCTGTCAATTTATTTGCTGCGTGACTTCATTGTATCGGTACTTTTTACTCCAGATTTTCGTCCGATGATCAAGCTGTTTACTTGGCAGTTGACTGGCGACGTGATTAAGATTGGAAGTTGGATATTGGGCTACGTCCTGTTTGCGAGAGCGTCCACGCAATTCGTTATTGTTACAGAAGTTTTCTTTTCAGTCTCTTTGGTATTAGGTACAATATTACTTACTCCTCGCTTTGGCTTGCAAGGGGCGGTTATAGCATTCGCGCTTAACTATCTGCTACACTGGTACGTTATGTACTTTTTAACGAGTAAAGAGTTTAAGAAAATGTCTTAG
- a CDS encoding glycosyltransferase family 4 protein, with translation MKILFINSLYAPNASGGAEIILQNHVEAMGKRGHSVSVLSLDNTNTVQNDVINGVKVWRIGIKNICWPFGGEKASAWKRAIWHILDINNPFVKRIIANFVKSEQPDIVCIHNLAGWSVSVWSVLSNLNIPIVQVLHDPYLICPRSNMFSRDRPCQRQCLKCRVMRLFHPRLSNKVTAVVGVSQFILEKMVRYGYFSNVPIREVIHNARQMNIGAEVRRPGTRALDSRVTFGFIGRLMPSKGIELLLDTFINHSPESWSLVIAGSGKIEYETYLKNKFSHERVDFIGRVQPEIFFEKIDFTVVPSLWEDTYPGVVFESFFFGVPVLGSNRGGIPEMIQEGVNGVLFDPDDCCSLYALMGDVAANREYWQTSSHAIMGMSHAFFDVDAWTERWEELYFNVLKKHTGENSVV, from the coding sequence TTGAAGATACTTTTTATAAATTCTTTATACGCTCCAAATGCATCCGGTGGTGCTGAAATTATCCTTCAAAACCATGTTGAGGCAATGGGTAAAAGGGGGCATTCTGTTTCAGTTCTTTCGCTTGATAATACTAATACAGTCCAGAATGATGTAATCAATGGTGTTAAAGTTTGGCGCATCGGAATTAAGAATATATGTTGGCCATTTGGAGGTGAGAAAGCTTCTGCATGGAAAAGAGCAATATGGCATATTCTTGACATTAATAATCCATTTGTCAAACGAATCATTGCCAACTTTGTAAAAAGTGAACAACCTGATATAGTATGCATCCACAATCTTGCTGGTTGGTCTGTGTCTGTCTGGTCTGTGCTATCAAATCTAAACATCCCCATTGTTCAAGTATTGCATGACCCCTACCTCATCTGTCCCCGTAGCAACATGTTTAGTCGAGACAGGCCATGCCAACGGCAATGCTTGAAATGTCGTGTGATGCGTTTATTTCACCCGAGGTTGAGTAACAAGGTAACTGCCGTAGTTGGGGTCAGCCAGTTCATCCTAGAAAAAATGGTCCGCTATGGATATTTTAGTAATGTCCCAATTCGCGAGGTAATTCACAATGCGCGACAGATGAACATTGGCGCGGAAGTTCGAAGACCCGGCACTCGAGCTTTGGATTCACGTGTCACTTTTGGGTTTATAGGCCGATTAATGCCTAGCAAAGGCATAGAACTTCTTCTTGATACTTTCATTAATCATTCTCCTGAATCATGGAGCCTCGTAATAGCCGGTTCTGGGAAGATAGAGTACGAAACGTATCTAAAAAACAAGTTCAGTCATGAACGAGTCGATTTTATTGGACGTGTACAACCTGAAATATTTTTTGAAAAAATTGATTTTACGGTAGTCCCCTCTCTATGGGAAGATACTTATCCAGGTGTTGTTTTTGAGTCGTTCTTTTTTGGCGTTCCAGTACTTGGTTCCAATCGCGGGGGAATTCCTGAGATGATCCAAGAAGGAGTGAACGGAGTTCTGTTTGATCCTGATGATTGTTGCAGTCTGTATGCTCTGATGGGTGATGTCGCAGCAAATAGAGAATACTGGCAAACATCGTCCCATGCAATAATGGGAATGTCACATGCTTTCTTCGACGTAGACGCCTGGACAGAAAGATGGGAAGAACTTTATTTTAATGTACTTAAAAAACATACAGGTGAAAATAGCGTAGTGTAG
- the tnpA gene encoding IS200/IS605 family transposase, with protein sequence MDDTQSLCHTKWDCKYHVVWIPKCRRKVLFGRIRKYLADLFHSLARQKECKIVEGHLQPDHIHILISIPPKYSVAQVIGFIKGKSAIHIARMYLGQKKNFAGMSFWARGYFVSTVGADEETIANYIRNQEDEDKRLDQLTFLPEE encoded by the coding sequence ATGGACGACACACAAAGTTTATGCCACACGAAATGGGATTGCAAGTATCACGTTGTATGGATTCCAAAATGTCGCCGCAAGGTGCTGTTTGGTCGAATCCGGAAATATCTTGCCGACTTGTTTCATAGTCTAGCCAGGCAGAAAGAGTGCAAGATAGTGGAAGGGCACCTTCAACCTGATCATATTCACATATTGATATCGATCCCACCAAAATACTCCGTTGCACAGGTGATCGGTTTCATCAAGGGCAAAAGTGCAATCCATATTGCGCGAATGTACCTTGGTCAGAAGAAGAACTTTGCTGGTATGAGCTTTTGGGCACGTGGCTACTTTGTATCCACTGTCGGTGCTGACGAGGAAACAATTGCCAACTACATCAGGAACCAGGAAGACGAAGACAAACGTCTGGATCAATTGACATTTTTGCCCGAAGAATGA
- a CDS encoding bifunctional 2-polyprenyl-6-hydroxyphenol methylase/3-demethylubiquinol 3-O-methyltransferase UbiG, with product MNSAIAEKKRLQTISEISLYSSGVMPAAISYCFKIVSRFINGESILELGPAEGVMTELLATLNKKITIVEGSSTFCDDLRKRFPQAEIVNALFEEFNPTVKFDTIILGHVLEHVNDPVDILSRAKNWLKPDVGHIFAAVPNAHSLHRQAAVVMGILTAEDTLNEMDVHHGHRRVFNPESFQEAFHVAGLNIEVFGGYWLKPVANKQIEDTWTPQMVEAFMQLGERFPDIAGEIYIVASHNTGG from the coding sequence ATGAATTCTGCCATTGCTGAAAAGAAAAGATTACAAACCATATCTGAAATATCTTTGTATTCATCTGGCGTGATGCCCGCAGCGATCTCATATTGCTTTAAGATTGTATCTCGATTTATAAATGGTGAATCTATATTAGAATTGGGGCCGGCCGAAGGAGTGATGACTGAGCTGTTAGCAACCCTCAATAAGAAGATAACTATAGTGGAAGGATCTAGCACCTTTTGTGATGATCTAAGAAAACGCTTCCCTCAGGCAGAAATTGTGAATGCGCTTTTTGAGGAATTTAATCCTACCGTGAAATTTGATACTATCATCCTCGGTCATGTACTTGAACATGTAAATGATCCTGTTGATATACTTTCGCGCGCAAAAAACTGGCTCAAACCTGATGTCGGTCACATTTTTGCTGCGGTCCCCAACGCTCACTCATTGCACCGTCAGGCTGCAGTAGTAATGGGTATTCTGACAGCGGAAGATACTTTAAATGAAATGGATGTTCATCATGGTCATCGTAGAGTGTTCAATCCAGAATCCTTTCAAGAGGCTTTTCATGTAGCAGGATTGAACATCGAAGTCTTTGGTGGTTACTGGTTAAAACCGGTTGCCAACAAGCAAATAGAAGACACTTGGACACCGCAGATGGTTGAAGCCTTCATGCAACTTGGGGAACGTTTTCCAGATATCGCTGGCGAAATATATATTGTAGCTTCACATAATACGGGAGGATAA
- a CDS encoding VOC family protein — protein MVDLQKLPEGYEFHHVGYATGSIERERQFFEYMGYHQEGELFVDPVQGISGCFLVGPGPRVELLENLPGSVTLTPWIDAGIKMYHFAYLVEDIDSAINWARAKRAKMIVEPVPAVAFGLCRISFVMFPNRMMLEFIEIRNKVNI, from the coding sequence GTGGTTGATTTGCAGAAATTACCGGAAGGGTACGAGTTCCATCACGTAGGTTATGCCACCGGATCGATTGAACGCGAACGACAGTTTTTCGAGTACATGGGATATCATCAGGAAGGTGAATTGTTTGTCGATCCCGTGCAGGGCATATCCGGCTGCTTTCTTGTTGGCCCTGGACCAAGGGTCGAGTTGCTGGAAAATTTGCCTGGGTCTGTAACGCTGACACCATGGATCGATGCGGGAATAAAGATGTATCACTTTGCGTACTTGGTCGAAGATATTGACTCTGCCATTAACTGGGCTCGTGCAAAGCGTGCAAAGATGATTGTTGAGCCGGTTCCAGCAGTCGCTTTTGGCTTGTGCCGCATCAGTTTTGTCATGTTTCCCAACCGAATGATGCTGGAATTTATTGAAATAAGGAACAAGGTAAACATATGA